Proteins from a single region of Candidatus Kaelpia aquatica:
- the rpsO gene encoding 30S ribosomal protein S15, translated as MEKDKIIEEFSVHDKDTGSPEVQIAILTNKIIYLNQHLKEHKKDNHSRQGLLIMVSKRKRLLSYLKRKDQARYLGLVEKLGLRK; from the coding sequence ATGGAAAAAGATAAAATAATAGAGGAGTTTTCTGTCCATGATAAAGACACGGGTTCACCCGAAGTCCAAATCGCTATTTTAACAAACAAGATCATTTACCTTAATCAGCATTTAAAGGAACACAAAAAAGACAACCATTCAAGGCAAGGTCTTCTGATTATGGTGAGCAAGAGGAAGAGACTTCTCAGCTACTTAAAAAGAAAAGATCAAGCGAGATATTTAGGTCTCGTGGAGAAGCTTGGTTTACGCAAATAA
- the pnp gene encoding polyribonucleotide nucleotidyltransferase, with protein MMKEEVRVKIGEEDIIITTGEMAKQANGSVKVQCGDTVVLVNAVMSAEVREGIDFLPLMVDYRERTYAAGKIPGGFFKREGRPTDKEILTSRLIDRPIRPLFPEGLRNEVQIVAIVLSSDGKYDPDVLAVIGASAALYISDIPFESPIAGIKLAMVDGEFIISPDYKQVEDSDLTITLIGDKDGIIMLEGEAREMSEEDVFNAISFAQKYFPSIVDAQNELRKKCGKEKFKPELFKISSDTLDAIRKDAGVKIAEISIIKDKEERASLFSSLKSELIEKYQEVYSVGDIKEAIHVIQKSSIREYAIKNKKRVDGRSLNELRDISCSVGVLPRTHGSALFTRGQTQSLAVTTLGTTSDEQTVESLEGKSSKKFMLHYNFPSFSVGEVGFMRGPGRREIGHGALAEKALRAVMPKDEDFPYTVRLVSDILESNGSSSMATVCAGSLAMMDAGVPLKSSVAGIALGLFKEGDDELILTDIAGMEDHIGDMDFKIAGTRAGITAIQVDLKITGIKLDLISKILKQSHEARIKILDVMDQVMSQAKTSVSAYAPRLTSFKLDPDKIGVLIGPGGKTIKKLVIDTGARFDVDDDGVLHIAADDDEQLQDALRRVEELIKDVEVGELYDGKVVKVMNFGAFCSIAPGKEGLVHVSELSNEYVANIEDVIKKGDEVKVKVIGIDDAGKIKLSMKQVE; from the coding sequence ATAATGAAAGAGGAAGTAAGAGTTAAAATTGGTGAAGAAGATATTATAATAACTACAGGAGAGATGGCAAAGCAGGCTAATGGTTCTGTGAAAGTACAATGCGGGGATACTGTTGTTTTGGTCAATGCAGTCATGTCTGCTGAAGTCAGAGAAGGGATAGATTTTCTTCCCCTTATGGTGGATTATAGGGAGAGGACTTATGCAGCTGGTAAGATACCTGGAGGGTTTTTCAAAAGAGAGGGAAGGCCTACAGATAAGGAGATATTAACATCTCGTTTAATTGATAGACCGATACGGCCTTTATTTCCTGAAGGATTAAGAAACGAGGTTCAGATTGTAGCTATAGTGTTATCGAGCGACGGTAAGTATGATCCAGATGTTCTAGCTGTTATCGGGGCTTCTGCAGCACTCTATATCTCTGATATTCCATTTGAGTCTCCAATAGCAGGAATTAAGCTTGCTATGGTCGATGGTGAATTTATTATAAGCCCAGACTACAAACAGGTGGAGGATTCTGATCTAACCATTACCTTAATCGGAGATAAAGATGGTATTATTATGCTGGAGGGAGAAGCCAGAGAGATGAGCGAGGAAGATGTTTTCAATGCTATTAGCTTTGCTCAAAAATACTTCCCCTCTATTGTGGATGCTCAGAATGAATTGAGGAAAAAATGCGGAAAGGAAAAATTCAAGCCCGAGCTTTTTAAAATAAGCAGCGATACTCTTGATGCTATAAGAAAAGACGCAGGGGTTAAAATTGCAGAGATTAGTATTATAAAAGATAAAGAAGAGAGAGCTAGTTTATTTTCTTCACTTAAGAGTGAGCTGATAGAGAAATATCAGGAAGTCTATTCAGTAGGGGATATTAAAGAGGCTATCCATGTAATACAGAAAAGCTCTATTAGAGAGTATGCTATCAAAAATAAGAAAAGAGTAGATGGTCGATCGTTGAACGAACTTAGAGATATAAGTTGTTCGGTTGGAGTATTGCCTCGTACTCATGGCTCTGCATTGTTTACTAGAGGTCAGACTCAGAGTCTGGCTGTTACAACTTTGGGTACGACTAGTGATGAGCAGACCGTAGAATCTTTAGAAGGAAAATCGTCTAAAAAATTTATGCTTCATTATAATTTCCCTTCTTTTAGCGTGGGAGAGGTTGGTTTTATGAGAGGTCCAGGTAGGCGGGAGATAGGTCACGGTGCTTTGGCTGAAAAAGCTTTGAGAGCGGTGATGCCTAAGGATGAGGATTTTCCTTATACTGTTAGGTTAGTATCAGATATTTTAGAATCCAATGGTTCTTCGTCTATGGCTACGGTATGCGCTGGGTCTTTGGCGATGATGGATGCCGGTGTTCCTTTAAAATCATCTGTTGCAGGTATAGCTTTAGGTTTGTTTAAAGAGGGCGATGATGAGCTGATATTAACAGATATTGCTGGAATGGAAGACCACATTGGAGATATGGATTTTAAGATTGCTGGAACTAGGGCGGGGATTACTGCTATACAGGTGGATTTAAAAATAACCGGAATCAAGCTTGATTTAATATCAAAAATTCTAAAGCAGTCTCATGAGGCTAGAATCAAGATTTTAGATGTAATGGATCAAGTGATGAGTCAGGCCAAAACATCTGTATCAGCTTATGCGCCTCGATTAACTTCATTTAAATTAGATCCTGATAAGATAGGCGTACTTATTGGTCCTGGCGGGAAGACAATAAAAAAACTTGTAATCGATACTGGAGCAAGGTTTGATGTCGATGATGATGGTGTTTTACATATAGCTGCTGATGACGATGAGCAGCTGCAGGATGCTCTTAGAAGAGTTGAGGAGCTGATAAAAGATGTTGAGGTTGGAGAACTTTACGACGGTAAAGTCGTCAAGGTTATGAACTTTGGAGCTTTCTGCTCAATAGCTCCAGGTAAAGAAGGATTAGTCCATGTATCTGAGCTCTCTAATGAGTATGTTGCTAACATTGAAGATGTTATTAAAAAAGGAGATGAAGTCAAAGTCAAAGTTATTGGCATAGATGATGCCGGTAAGATAAAGTTGAGCATGAAGCAGGTCGAATGA
- a CDS encoding pyridoxamine 5'-phosphate oxidase family protein, protein MIPIEIRKFVKKFSYGFLGTSDKGGKPNISIKGVVSVDSKSLYFCDLFMAKTKKNLEINPQISFFVIDWDSFVGYQFKGKAKVEFKGELFEKHVSSWERKRNDFIISRMIDNLKSDKIIKRHDLYLLKPEYLIVMDVEEIYDLVEPIKMLVKTHLDKVES, encoded by the coding sequence ATGATACCGATTGAGATACGTAAATTCGTCAAGAAGTTTTCTTATGGTTTTTTGGGGACCTCTGATAAGGGAGGTAAGCCGAATATATCTATAAAAGGTGTTGTGTCGGTGGACTCTAAGAGTCTCTATTTCTGCGACCTATTTATGGCTAAGACAAAGAAGAATCTGGAGATTAATCCACAGATCTCATTTTTTGTGATTGATTGGGATAGCTTTGTAGGATATCAGTTTAAAGGTAAGGCAAAGGTTGAATTTAAGGGAGAGTTGTTCGAGAAACATGTAAGCAGCTGGGAGAGGAAGCGTAATGATTTTATAATATCAAGGATGATTGATAATCTAAAGAGTGATAAAATCATAAAAAGACACGATCTCTACCTTCTAAAACCGGAGTATCTGATTGTAATGGACGTAGAAGAGATATACGATTTAGTCGAACCTATCAAGATGCTGGTTAAAACACATCTTGACAAGGTGGAGAGTTGA